One part of the Vogesella sp. LIG4 genome encodes these proteins:
- the uppS gene encoding polyprenyl diphosphate synthase, whose amino-acid sequence MFASSTQSVPAVQCVPRHIAIIMDGNGRWAKKRLLPRVAGHKRGLDAVRDTVKTCIDLGVEYLTLFAFSTENWRRPADEVNFLMELFFVALDREVERLHQNNIRLRVIGSRERFSAAICQRIDAAEAKTAANGGLVLTIAADYGGRWDVLQAVNRLHAQGAVLIDEENLAANLSMAYAPEPDLFIRTGGEQRISNFLLWQLAYTELYFTDLLWPDFGKEALGQALSSFRSRERRFGRTSEQLPQANRRG is encoded by the coding sequence GTGTTTGCAAGTTCCACGCAAAGCGTGCCGGCGGTACAGTGCGTGCCCCGGCACATTGCCATCATCATGGATGGCAATGGCCGCTGGGCCAAGAAACGTCTGCTGCCCCGTGTCGCGGGGCACAAGCGCGGTCTGGATGCGGTGCGCGATACCGTCAAGACCTGCATCGATCTTGGCGTCGAATACCTGACGCTGTTTGCGTTCTCCACCGAAAACTGGCGTCGTCCGGCGGACGAGGTCAACTTCCTGATGGAACTGTTCTTCGTGGCGCTGGACCGCGAGGTGGAGCGCCTGCACCAGAACAATATCCGCCTGCGCGTGATCGGCTCCCGCGAGCGCTTCTCCGCCGCCATCTGCCAGCGTATTGATGCCGCGGAGGCCAAGACCGCGGCCAATGGCGGCCTGGTGCTGACCATTGCCGCCGATTACGGCGGCCGCTGGGATGTGTTGCAGGCGGTGAACCGGCTGCATGCGCAGGGCGCGGTGCTGATCGACGAGGAAAACCTTGCGGCCAACCTGTCGATGGCTTACGCCCCGGAACCCGACCTGTTCATTCGCACCGGCGGCGAGCAGCGCATCAGCAACTTCCTGCTGTGGCAGCTGGCCTATACCGAGCTTTATTTCACCGATTTGCTGTGGCCGGATTTCGGCAAGGAAGCGCTGGGTCAGGCCCTGTCTTCCTTCCGCAGCCGCGAACGCCGCTTTGGCCGCACCAGCGAACAATTGCCGCAAGCGAATCGCCGAGGCTGA
- the pyrH gene encoding UMP kinase → MSQVPAYKRILLKLSGEALMGDDSYGINRNTIEQIVAQIKEVAGLGVQIGIVIGGGNIFRGVAPAASGMDRATADYMGMMATVMNALALKDAMTKAGMVARVQSALTMQQIAEPYVRGKAMQYLEEGKVVIFAAGTGNPFFTTDTAAALRGMEMNVDIMLKATKVDGVYTDDPKKNPDAVRYQTLTFDEAISRNLKVMDATAFALCRDQHLNIKVFSIFKQGALARVVLGEDEGTLVHC, encoded by the coding sequence ATGAGCCAAGTTCCCGCATACAAGCGCATCCTGCTGAAGTTGTCCGGCGAAGCCCTGATGGGTGATGACAGCTACGGCATCAACCGCAACACGATCGAGCAGATCGTGGCACAGATCAAGGAAGTGGCGGGTCTGGGTGTGCAAATCGGCATCGTGATTGGTGGTGGCAATATTTTCCGTGGCGTGGCGCCGGCAGCATCCGGCATGGACCGCGCCACTGCAGACTACATGGGCATGATGGCCACCGTGATGAACGCGCTGGCGCTGAAAGATGCCATGACCAAGGCTGGCATGGTGGCGCGCGTGCAGTCCGCGCTGACCATGCAGCAGATTGCCGAGCCCTATGTGCGCGGCAAGGCCATGCAGTACCTGGAAGAAGGCAAGGTGGTGATTTTCGCCGCCGGTACCGGCAACCCGTTCTTCACCACCGACACCGCAGCTGCGCTGCGCGGCATGGAAATGAACGTGGACATCATGCTGAAGGCCACCAAGGTGGATGGCGTCTACACCGACGACCCGAAAAAGAACCCGGACGCGGTGCGCTACCAGACCCTGACCTTCGACGAAGCGATCTCGCGCAACCTGAAAGTGATGGACGCCACTGCCTTCGCGCTGTGCCGCGACCAGCACCTGAATATCAAGGTATTCAGCATTTTCAAACAGGGTGCGCTGGCCCGTGTCGTGCTTGGCGAAGACGAAGGCACGCTGGTACACTGCTGA
- the nudC gene encoding NAD(+) diphosphatase, which yields MSLNLPASPDPQLPTQWCIFDGNGLYLLAEALPAQAPALHTAVRYIGHNAAANLFATELVGEPPADWQKVGLRQALLTLSADYTPLLARAAQLRRFDQTHRYCGACAAPLLANAHDHGKHCPSCGELYYPRLSPAMMVLIHRGNELLLARSPQFAPGMYSALAGFVEAGESVEECVHREAFEEVGVRVRSLRYMRSQSWPFPHSLMLAFTAEYESGDITPQPGEIEDAAWFHIDSLPLTPPPRSIAHFLLQDFLAGR from the coding sequence ATGAGCCTCAACCTTCCCGCCAGCCCCGATCCGCAACTGCCCACCCAGTGGTGCATCTTCGATGGCAACGGCCTGTACCTGCTGGCCGAGGCACTCCCCGCCCAGGCGCCGGCACTGCATACCGCGGTGCGCTACATCGGCCACAACGCTGCGGCCAACCTGTTTGCCACCGAGCTGGTAGGTGAGCCGCCGGCAGACTGGCAGAAGGTCGGCCTGCGCCAGGCGCTGCTGACCCTGAGCGCCGACTACACCCCGCTGCTGGCACGCGCCGCGCAGCTGCGCCGCTTCGACCAGACCCACCGCTACTGCGGCGCCTGTGCCGCGCCGCTGCTGGCCAATGCCCACGACCACGGCAAGCACTGCCCCAGCTGCGGCGAGCTGTACTACCCGCGGCTGTCGCCGGCGATGATGGTGCTGATCCATCGTGGCAACGAACTGCTGCTGGCGCGCAGCCCGCAGTTCGCCCCCGGTATGTACAGCGCGCTGGCCGGCTTCGTCGAGGCCGGCGAATCGGTAGAGGAATGCGTGCACCGCGAGGCGTTCGAAGAAGTAGGCGTACGCGTGCGCAGCCTGCGCTACATGCGCTCGCAGTCCTGGCCGTTCCCGCATTCGCTGATGCTGGCCTTCACCGCCGAGTACGAAAGTGGCGACATCACTCCGCAGCCGGGCGAAATCGAAGATGCGGCGTGGTTCCATATCGACAGCCTGCCGCTCACCCCGCCGCCGCGCTCCATTGCCCACTTCCTGCTGCAGGACTTCCTGGCCGGCCGCTGA
- the rseP gene encoding RIP metalloprotease RseP: MTLLAFLLVIGVLVTFHEFGHFLAARACGIKVLTFSIGFGRKLISWQPGETEWRIALVPLGGFVRMLDSREGEVPAADAARAFDARPIWQRMIVVSAGPLANLLLAVLLFSWTMSGAQTTIRPLIGTVVAQTAAAAAGVQAGDRVLAVNGQPVADWTELRGTIADVIADGGKLQLRVQRAQLQQNLNFDLERFELQTLNEHTFAKLGLMPVRYLPQVGAVLPGGAGARAGLLTGDRLLAIDGRPVGNWEAWVAWVQNHPGRQVKLQVQRAGKLLLLNLRPDAVEQDGQQVGRIGVAPALDQAWMRQLLQGKQVPAGDAVVAALHRTVELSGSTLHMMFAMLTGTVSLDALSGPLTIAEYAGKSADAGLDALLEFMALISVSLGVFNLLPIPVLDGGHLLYHVIELIRGRPLPERAYEVGQRLGMAFIMTVMLLALFNDFARLLGQ, from the coding sequence ATGACGCTCCTGGCCTTCCTGCTGGTCATCGGCGTGTTGGTGACCTTTCACGAGTTCGGCCACTTCCTTGCTGCCCGTGCCTGCGGCATCAAGGTGCTGACCTTTTCCATCGGTTTTGGCCGCAAGTTGATTTCCTGGCAGCCGGGGGAAACCGAGTGGCGCATTGCACTGGTGCCGCTGGGCGGCTTCGTGCGCATGCTGGATTCGCGCGAGGGCGAGGTGCCGGCCGCGGATGCTGCGCGTGCCTTCGATGCGCGCCCGATATGGCAGCGCATGATTGTGGTCAGCGCCGGCCCGCTGGCCAATCTGCTGCTGGCGGTGCTGCTGTTCTCCTGGACCATGTCCGGCGCCCAGACCACCATACGCCCGCTGATCGGCACCGTGGTGGCGCAGACTGCCGCTGCCGCCGCCGGCGTGCAGGCCGGCGACCGGGTGCTGGCCGTCAACGGCCAGCCGGTAGCGGACTGGACCGAGCTGCGCGGCACCATCGCCGACGTCATCGCCGATGGCGGCAAGCTGCAACTGCGGGTGCAGCGTGCACAGCTGCAGCAGAACCTTAACTTTGATCTGGAACGTTTCGAGCTGCAAACGCTCAACGAGCATACCTTTGCCAAGCTGGGGCTGATGCCGGTGCGCTACCTGCCGCAGGTGGGGGCGGTGCTGCCGGGCGGTGCCGGCGCGCGTGCCGGCCTGCTGACCGGCGACCGCCTGCTGGCCATCGATGGTCGCCCGGTGGGCAACTGGGAAGCCTGGGTGGCCTGGGTGCAGAATCACCCGGGGCGGCAGGTAAAACTGCAGGTGCAACGTGCCGGCAAGCTGCTGCTGCTGAATCTGCGCCCGGACGCGGTGGAGCAGGACGGGCAACAGGTTGGCCGCATCGGCGTGGCGCCGGCGCTGGATCAGGCCTGGATGCGCCAGTTGCTGCAAGGCAAGCAGGTGCCGGCCGGTGATGCGGTAGTGGCCGCGCTGCACCGCACGGTCGAGCTGAGCGGCAGCACGCTGCACATGATGTTTGCCATGCTCACCGGCACCGTGTCGCTGGATGCCCTGAGCGGCCCGCTGACCATTGCCGAGTACGCCGGCAAGAGTGCCGATGCCGGTCTGGACGCGCTGCTGGAATTCATGGCGCTGATCAGTGTCAGCCTGGGGGTATTCAATCTGCTGCCCATACCGGTATTGGATGGTGGGCACTTGCTGTATCATGTCATCGAATTGATCCGGGGGCGCCCGCTTCCGGAGCGCGCATACGAAGTCGGTCAGCGCTTGGGGATGGCATTCATTATGACTGTCATGCTGCTGGCCCTATTCAATGACTTCGCTCGGCTGCTGGGCCAATAG
- a CDS encoding phosphatidate cytidylyltransferase: MLITRVITALLLLPIMLGAVFYLSAPLWAVFAWLVVGLALWEFSRMAALQGWPQRLYLACSTLLALGIHQLPAASFALVSKGLLLLSLPVWLILAPMWLARRWALPRGAKAMLLGWLLMLPAWLGFIAWRPDHNAASATQLFAVMGLVWIADIAAYFAGKAFGKRKLAPAISPGKSWEGVAGAVLGVAVYVWMVTRLGWLQLDLPLPLLLPLALGLTAVSVVGDLLESWFKRSAGIKDSSKLLPGHGGVYDRIDSLIAVLSVSAALYTLFA, from the coding sequence ATGCTGATAACCCGCGTCATCACGGCCTTGTTGCTGCTGCCCATCATGCTGGGCGCTGTGTTCTATCTGTCTGCACCCCTGTGGGCGGTGTTCGCCTGGCTGGTGGTGGGCCTGGCGCTGTGGGAGTTCTCCCGCATGGCCGCACTGCAAGGTTGGCCGCAACGCCTGTACCTGGCGTGCAGCACGCTGCTGGCACTGGGCATTCACCAGCTGCCGGCTGCCAGCTTTGCCCTGGTCAGCAAGGGGCTGCTGCTGCTGTCGCTGCCGGTATGGCTGATCCTGGCGCCGATGTGGCTGGCCAGGCGCTGGGCGCTGCCGCGTGGCGCCAAGGCCATGCTGCTGGGCTGGCTGCTGATGCTGCCGGCCTGGCTGGGCTTCATCGCCTGGCGGCCGGACCACAACGCCGCCAGTGCCACCCAGTTGTTCGCGGTGATGGGCCTGGTATGGATTGCCGACATTGCCGCCTATTTCGCCGGCAAGGCTTTTGGCAAGCGCAAGCTGGCACCGGCCATCAGCCCCGGCAAGAGCTGGGAGGGCGTGGCCGGCGCCGTGCTGGGCGTGGCGGTCTACGTGTGGATGGTTACCCGGCTGGGCTGGCTGCAGCTGGATCTGCCGCTGCCGCTGTTGCTGCCGCTGGCATTGGGCCTGACCGCGGTGAGCGTGGTGGGCGACCTGCTGGAATCCTGGTTCAAGCGCAGTGCCGGCATCAAGGACAGCAGCAAGCTGCTGCCGGGGCACGGTGGCGTGTATGACCGCATCGACAGCCTGATTGCCGTACTGTCGGTCTCCGCCGCGCTGTACACTCTGTTTGCCTGA
- a CDS encoding nitronate monooxygenase family protein, with the protein MQTRFTQAFGVARPLLCPGMSYIATPELVAATCNAGGLGILATGPLSATQTRAAIRRIRELTDKPFGIGCTLMMPGAHENAEVGLQEQVPVINFSLGKGDWIVKRAHTYGGKVIATVVTEKHAQSAANSGVDALLVTGHEAAAHGGEVTSLVLIPAIRRLTTLPIIAAGGFGNGDGLLAALALGADAVAMGSRLAMTQESPVHQRSKEMIRQRSVADTLYSRNFDGLWCRVMDSPAARRATRKPLGLLRAAWRAALAARSMHMPLFRVVIGGLLRQPQQLRQLAQFGAATESIRLAIQDGDHQRGVQLIGQVQGLLDDTPTVAELFQRIEMEAQQCRERLARL; encoded by the coding sequence ATGCAAACCCGCTTCACCCAGGCCTTCGGCGTAGCCAGACCGCTGCTCTGCCCCGGCATGAGCTATATCGCCACTCCGGAGCTGGTGGCCGCCACCTGCAACGCCGGCGGGCTGGGCATACTCGCCACCGGGCCGCTGTCCGCCACGCAGACCCGCGCCGCCATCCGCCGCATCCGCGAACTCACCGACAAACCATTCGGCATCGGCTGCACGCTGATGATGCCGGGCGCGCACGAAAACGCCGAGGTCGGTCTGCAGGAGCAGGTGCCGGTGATCAACTTTTCGCTGGGCAAGGGCGACTGGATCGTCAAGCGCGCCCACACCTACGGCGGCAAGGTCATCGCCACGGTGGTCACCGAGAAGCACGCGCAGTCTGCGGCCAACAGTGGCGTGGATGCGCTGCTGGTGACCGGCCACGAGGCGGCGGCGCATGGCGGCGAAGTCACCTCGCTGGTGCTGATCCCGGCCATCCGCCGCCTCACCACGCTGCCCATCATCGCCGCCGGCGGCTTTGGCAACGGCGACGGCCTGCTGGCGGCGCTGGCGCTGGGTGCCGATGCGGTGGCCATGGGCTCGCGGCTGGCAATGACGCAGGAAAGCCCGGTGCATCAGCGCAGCAAGGAGATGATCCGCCAGCGCAGCGTGGCGGACACGCTGTACTCGCGCAATTTCGACGGCCTGTGGTGCCGGGTGATGGACAGCCCGGCCGCGCGCCGCGCCACACGCAAACCGCTGGGGCTGCTGCGTGCCGCCTGGCGCGCCGCACTGGCCGCCCGCAGCATGCACATGCCGCTATTCAGGGTGGTGATCGGCGGCCTGCTGCGCCAGCCGCAGCAATTGCGCCAGCTGGCGCAGTTCGGCGCCGCCACCGAATCCATCCGCCTGGCGATCCAGGATGGCGACCACCAGCGCGGCGTGCAGCTGATCGGCCAGGTGCAGGGCCTGCTTGACGATACGCCGACCGTGGCCGAGCTGTTCCAGCGCATCGAAATGGAAGCCCAGCAGTGCCGCGAACGGCTGGCCCGGTTGTAG
- the rpsB gene encoding 30S ribosomal protein S2 has product MSTNVTMRQMLEAGVHFGHQTRFWNPKMAQYIFGSRNKIHIINLEKTLPLFVQAQEYVRRLAANKGTILFVGTKRQAREIIREEAIRAGVPFVDHRWLGGMLTNYKTVKQSIKRLEDKRAQLEAGDQSGFNKKELLDMQREVEKLERSLGGIKDMKGLPDAIFVIDTGYQKGTIVEAKKLGVPVIGVVDTNNSPEGIDYVIPGNDDSSRAIRLYARGIADAVLEGRAQSLQEIVAAAEAAAE; this is encoded by the coding sequence ATGTCCACCAATGTGACCATGCGTCAAATGCTTGAGGCCGGCGTACACTTCGGCCACCAAACCCGCTTCTGGAACCCGAAGATGGCTCAGTACATCTTTGGCAGCCGCAACAAGATCCACATCATCAACCTGGAAAAAACCCTGCCGCTGTTCGTGCAGGCTCAGGAATATGTGCGTCGTCTGGCCGCCAACAAGGGCACCATCCTGTTTGTGGGTACCAAGCGTCAGGCGCGTGAGATCATCCGCGAAGAAGCCATTCGTGCTGGCGTTCCGTTCGTGGATCACCGCTGGCTGGGCGGCATGCTGACCAACTACAAGACCGTGAAGCAGTCCATCAAGCGTCTTGAAGACAAGCGTGCCCAGCTGGAAGCTGGCGACCAGTCCGGCTTCAACAAGAAGGAACTGCTGGATATGCAGCGCGAAGTTGAAAAACTGGAGCGTTCGCTGGGCGGTATCAAGGATATGAAAGGTCTGCCGGACGCGATCTTCGTAATCGATACCGGCTACCAGAAAGGTACCATCGTTGAAGCCAAGAAACTGGGCGTACCGGTTATTGGCGTGGTTGATACCAACAACTCGCCGGAAGGCATTGACTACGTAATTCCGGGTAACGACGACTCCAGCCGTGCCATCCGCCTGTACGCTCGCGGCATCGCCGACGCCGTACTGGAAGGCCGTGCCCAGTCGCTGCAGGAAATCGTAGCTGCCGCCGAGGCAGCCGCCGAGTAA
- the frr gene encoding ribosome recycling factor, which produces MINDVKKSAEQRMQKSLETFKTDLAKVRTGRAHTGLLDHVMVDYYGSDVPVNQVANVTLIDARTIGVQPWEKNMLAKVEKAIRDSDLGLNPSSMGEIIRVPMPALTEERRKDLIKVVRAEAEGARVSIRNVRRDCNNDLKNLLKDKEITEDDERRGQDEVQKFTDKYIAEVDKALAAKETELMAV; this is translated from the coding sequence ATGATCAACGACGTAAAAAAGTCGGCTGAACAGCGCATGCAGAAGTCGCTGGAAACCTTCAAGACCGACCTGGCCAAAGTGCGTACCGGCCGTGCCCACACCGGTCTCCTGGATCATGTCATGGTCGACTACTACGGTAGCGATGTGCCGGTAAACCAGGTGGCCAACGTTACCCTGATCGATGCGCGCACCATCGGCGTGCAGCCGTGGGAAAAGAACATGCTGGCCAAGGTGGAAAAAGCCATCCGCGACAGCGACCTGGGCCTGAACCCGTCCTCCATGGGCGAGATCATCCGCGTGCCGATGCCGGCGCTGACCGAAGAGCGCCGCAAGGACCTGATCAAGGTCGTGCGTGCCGAGGCCGAAGGTGCCCGCGTATCCATCCGCAACGTGCGCCGTGACTGCAATAACGACCTGAAGAACCTGCTCAAGGACAAGGAAATCACCGAGGACGACGAGCGCCGCGGTCAGGACGAAGTGCAGAAGTTCACCGACAAGTACATTGCCGAAGTCGACAAGGCGCTGGCCGCCAAAGAAACCGAACTGATGGCCGTGTAA
- a CDS encoding ABC transporter ATP-binding protein, translating to MLRPAYNLHYQLPATTPGAASRAITLRLPANRLSIISGGSAGERSRLLAALSGQHGEVCGQLFGQPACQQSLRQLTCRAGDCAESCRQTLHHYVLQGRQPRGFWWPRHDEHDLQVVELLLRELGLTPLSQQRLCQLDAGSRQLAAVARSLAGAAPIVLLDEPLPDAVQPARRLLLTRLQRLARTGRTIVLSLADAVLAAELADCLLQLDAGSPHAA from the coding sequence ATGCTACGGCCCGCCTACAACCTGCATTACCAGTTGCCAGCCACCACGCCCGGCGCGGCATCCCGCGCCATCACGCTGCGCCTGCCGGCCAACCGCCTGAGCATCATCAGCGGCGGCAGCGCCGGGGAACGCAGCCGGCTGCTTGCGGCGCTGTCCGGCCAGCACGGCGAGGTGTGCGGCCAACTATTCGGCCAGCCCGCCTGCCAGCAAAGCCTGCGGCAGCTGACCTGCCGCGCAGGCGACTGCGCCGAAAGCTGCCGCCAGACCCTGCACCACTATGTACTGCAGGGGCGCCAGCCGCGCGGCTTCTGGTGGCCGCGCCATGATGAGCATGATCTGCAGGTGGTAGAGCTGCTGCTGCGCGAGCTGGGCCTGACCCCGCTTTCGCAGCAGCGGCTGTGCCAGCTGGATGCCGGCAGCCGGCAACTGGCCGCCGTGGCCCGCAGCCTGGCCGGCGCCGCACCCATCGTGCTGCTGGACGAGCCACTGCCGGATGCGGTGCAGCCCGCCCGTCGGCTATTGCTGACCCGCCTGCAGCGCCTGGCACGCACCGGCCGCACCATCGTACTGAGCCTGGCCGATGCCGTGCTGGCAGCGGAGCTGGCCGACTGCCTGCTGCAGCTGGATGCCGGCAGCCCGCATGCGGCCTGA
- the ispC gene encoding 1-deoxy-D-xylulose-5-phosphate reductoisomerase: MTIQKITVLGSTGSIGGNTLDVVAMHPERYQVYALAANSQVDKLFEQCQRFRPAFAVLVDAAAAAQLRNRLAAAGSHTEVLHGAAALETVSTAGEVDMVMAAIVGAAGLRPTIAAALAGKRILLANKESLVVAGELFMQAVRHGGAELLPVDSEHNALFQSLPAGFAGDHAAAGIEELILTASGGPFRQHTLQQLQQVTAEDACRHPNWVMGRKISVDSASLMNKGLEVIEAHWLFATPAERIKVVVHPQSVIHSMVRYQDGSVIAQLGTPDMRTPIAYAMAWPQRITAPVAPLDFMALSGLTFEQPDLQRFPCLRLAFDCLRTGGDASAVLNAANEVAVAAFLAGRIAFLQIPQLIERALAQAELTASGDLDSLLEKDAMVRSLVQGWIV; encoded by the coding sequence ATGACGATCCAAAAAATCACCGTTCTGGGTTCTACCGGCAGCATCGGCGGCAATACGCTGGATGTGGTGGCCATGCACCCGGAGCGTTACCAGGTCTACGCGCTGGCAGCCAATAGCCAGGTGGACAAGCTGTTCGAGCAGTGCCAGCGCTTCCGACCGGCGTTTGCCGTGCTGGTGGACGCCGCTGCCGCGGCGCAACTGCGCAACCGCCTGGCCGCCGCCGGCAGCCACACCGAAGTGCTGCACGGCGCCGCGGCGCTGGAGACGGTATCGACCGCCGGCGAAGTGGACATGGTGATGGCGGCCATCGTCGGCGCCGCCGGCTTGCGGCCAACCATTGCCGCCGCGCTGGCCGGCAAGCGCATCCTGCTGGCCAACAAGGAATCGCTGGTGGTGGCTGGCGAGCTGTTCATGCAGGCGGTGCGCCACGGCGGTGCCGAGTTGCTGCCGGTGGACAGCGAGCACAACGCGCTGTTCCAGTCGCTGCCGGCCGGTTTTGCCGGCGATCATGCCGCCGCCGGCATCGAGGAGCTGATCCTCACCGCTTCCGGCGGCCCGTTCCGCCAGCACACGCTGCAGCAGCTGCAGCAGGTAACCGCCGAAGATGCCTGCCGCCACCCCAACTGGGTAATGGGGCGCAAGATCTCGGTGGATTCCGCCTCGCTGATGAACAAGGGCCTGGAGGTGATCGAGGCACACTGGCTGTTCGCCACCCCGGCCGAGCGCATCAAGGTGGTGGTGCATCCGCAAAGCGTGATTCATTCCATGGTGCGCTACCAGGATGGCTCGGTGATTGCCCAGCTGGGCACGCCGGACATGCGCACCCCCATTGCCTACGCCATGGCCTGGCCGCAGCGCATCACCGCACCGGTGGCGCCGCTGGATTTCATGGCCCTGTCGGGCCTGACCTTCGAGCAACCCGACCTACAACGTTTCCCCTGCCTGCGGCTGGCATTCGACTGCCTGCGTACCGGCGGGGATGCCTCGGCGGTGCTCAATGCGGCCAACGAGGTGGCGGTGGCGGCCTTCCTGGCCGGACGCATCGCCTTCCTGCAGATTCCGCAGCTGATTGAACGCGCGCTGGCGCAGGCCGAGCTGACTGCAAGCGGCGACCTCGACAGCCTGCTGGAGAAAGATGCCATGGTGCGTAGTCTGGTTCAGGGCTGGATCGTCTGA
- the tsf gene encoding translation elongation factor Ts, producing MAEITAKMVSDLRVATGLGMMECKKALVEAEGDAAKAEEILRIKSGNKASKMAGRVAAEGIIGSFVAGGVGALVEVNCETDFVAKDPTFIALVTAAAKAVVIANPADVEALAAVEVDGQTVEETRKAAIAKLGENMTIRRFVRYETDGAIATYLHGAKIGVIVDFKGEEQIGKDVAMHIAASKPICVSKDQVPAETLEQERKIYTAQAAESGKPADIVAKMVEGRVNKFLAEVTLVGQPFVKNPDQTVEKLLAEKGASVKAFAMFVVGEGIEKKVVDYAAEVAAAAKL from the coding sequence ATGGCGGAAATCACCGCAAAGATGGTATCCGACCTGCGCGTTGCGACTGGTCTGGGCATGATGGAGTGCAAGAAGGCTCTGGTTGAAGCTGAGGGCGACGCTGCCAAGGCTGAAGAGATCCTGCGCATCAAGTCCGGCAACAAAGCCTCCAAGATGGCTGGCCGCGTAGCTGCAGAAGGTATCATCGGTTCTTTCGTTGCCGGCGGTGTTGGCGCCCTGGTGGAAGTGAACTGCGAAACTGACTTCGTGGCTAAAGACCCGACCTTCATCGCCCTGGTTACTGCCGCTGCCAAGGCTGTTGTAATCGCCAACCCGGCTGACGTTGAAGCCCTGGCTGCCGTTGAGGTTGACGGCCAGACCGTGGAAGAGACCCGCAAGGCTGCCATCGCCAAGCTGGGCGAGAACATGACCATCCGTCGTTTCGTACGCTACGAAACCGACGGCGCCATCGCCACCTACCTGCACGGCGCCAAGATCGGCGTGATCGTCGACTTCAAGGGCGAAGAGCAAATTGGCAAGGACGTGGCCATGCACATTGCCGCTTCCAAGCCGATCTGCGTTTCCAAGGATCAGGTTCCGGCCGAAACCCTGGAACAAGAGCGCAAGATCTACACCGCTCAGGCTGCCGAATCCGGCAAGCCGGCCGACATCGTTGCCAAGATGGTGGAAGGTCGCGTGAACAAGTTCCTGGCTGAAGTGACCCTGGTTGGTCAGCCGTTCGTGAAGAACCCGGATCAGACCGTAGAAAAGCTGCTGGCCGAGAAGGGTGCTTCCGTCAAGGCATTCGCCATGTTCGTAGTGGGCGAGGGCATTGAGAAGAAGGTTGTAGACTACGCTGCTGAAGTAGCTGCTGCTGCCAAGCTGTAA